In Crinalium epipsammum PCC 9333, the genomic window TACGCCCCAAGTAGGATGGAACTTGCCCCCCGTGATATTACATCAAGATCGATCGCACTAGAAATTGCTGCGGGTCGTGGTATACATCCCGATGGGAGTGCAGGCGGGGCATTTGTTCATCTCGACCTCCGCCACATGGGAAGAGAAAAAATAATGAGTCGGGTTCCCTTTGCTTGGGAAGAAGCACACCGACTTGTAGGTATTGATGCGGTTAATCAACCAATGCCTGTACGCCCGACAATTCATTATTCAATGGGTGGGATTCCTACAAACACAGATGGGCAAGTGCGTAGTAGTCCAGAAAATTTAATTGATGCTTTCTTTGCTGCGGGAGAAGCCGCGTGTGTATCGGTTCACGGTGCTAATAGATTAGGTAGTAATTCTCTATTAGAATGTGTGGTGTATGGAAAAAGAACTGGTGCTGCGATCGCACAATTTATCCAAAATCGCAAATTACCACAACTAGACGAACAAAAATATATCAAAGCAGCCCAAGAACAAATTCAATCATTACTAAATCAACCTGGAACTATCCGCATTAACCAATTACGTCAAACTTTTCAAGACACTATGACTCAGTTTTGCGGTGTCTTTCGTACAGATGAATTAATGCGCGAAGGTTTAGAAAAGTTGCAACAACTACAACAACAATACCAACAAATCTACCTTGATGATAAAGGTAAACTCTGGAATAGTGAAATTATTGAAGCCTTAGAATTACGAAATTTAATGATTGTTGGACAAATGATTTTAACTTCAGCTTTAAATCGCCAAGAAAGCCGAGGCGCACATTATCGTACAGACTACGATCAACGGGATGATAATAATTTTATGAAACATACACTTGCTTACTATTCTCCTGCGGGTATTGATTTGAATTACCTCCCAGTTAAGGTTACTATGTTTCAGCCGCAAGAAAGAAAGTATTAAGTAGATTCACCTGAAAAATATAGCACCTAAAGTTTCCCTTCCCTGTTGATGGGGAGGGAAGATTTTGTTTTTAGATGAAACTATTTACAAGTAAACAAAATATAAAAAATATTTTTGAAGAGAGCATAATTTAAATTACTACTCCATGAATTATTTTTAACTTTTGTTTGTTTGTGAATACATTTGGGGTAATCTTCAAATATTGAATAATGTTCGTGAGGTTAAGTATGCAAAAATATAAATATTGTGCGATCGCTCTTTTCACTTTATTAAGTATAATGCCTTTTTTCCATCAGCCAGCCACTGCTGTCACTAAAGGCAAACGAGTTAACTTAACAGGACAATGGATTGTGAAAAGTCCTCAATTCTACTCAATTACTCCACGCTTAACAGGCTGTCATAGTGGTTCTTTGCCTGGTTTATCTAAACGTAAATTTGCAACTGCTAAATTAAAAATGGTTCATCAACAAAATGGTAAAATTACTATTCAGCCTTTTCGTTCTTGGATAAATTTACAGCAAAAAAAGCGGGAAAAGTTTTCTATATCAAATCCTAAAGTAGCAGGAAAAATTTTTAGCTTTACTGAATACGGCGGAGGATTTAAAGAATATTTTAGAGGCACTCTTAGCAAAGACGGTAATACTATTACAGGTCAAGTATCTTGTAAACACTCATCTGGTAAAGCTACCGCTAAAGGACCATTCAGGCTAACACGCATCTTACCAAAAAGTGCCAAAACTCAGGCACGTATAAAGAAACGCGGTTGAAAATAGTAATTTTCCCTATTAAAAAAAAATATGACAAATACAGAATAATCGCATTAAAAAATTAAAGAGATTTATTTAGGGTAAGTTTTTTTAATCTTCTCTCCCATTCCTACACCCGAAATCATATTGCCTAAACCTTAGTTTTGAGTCAAAAACATATCTAATTCTGGCACATCAACCCAACAATTTTGCTGATTAGATTGATGACTCAAATCCATCAGCATTTGGGAGTAAACACCTTCACGTAGCGAAGGCGTTACTTCTTCACCAAGATTAATACCTTGCACCCATTGATCCACGACTCGCATAAATGGAGCAATGCGTCCATCAGCATAACTTTTGGGAAAAGTCAAGCGATTTGGAATTTCTATCTCAGCGAGAGGTTTTCCCGTTGGTGCGCCCCAAAGACGAAATCCATGTACATAATCTTTCTGATTATCGCTACCTAAAACTAAAGTACCGCGATCGCCATATACTTCTAACCAGTGTCCACGCCCTTGAGAAGCTATCGAACTGATGCAAAGCTGGCAAGGAGTACCATCAGCTAACTCCAACATCAGCATACAAGTATCATCAGCATCTACTGGTTTCATTTCCCCAGTATCAGGTAAAGGACGCTCAGGAATAGCTGTACTCAAGCGAGCATTTAAACGTTTGATTGAGCCAAACAACCAGCTAATATAATCAAAACTGTGGGATGCGATCGCACCTAAAGCCCCTCCTCCTTGATCCTTACGCGCATACCAATTCCAAGGGCGAGAAGCATCAGCACGACTAGACACCAACCAATCAATCTTAATTAACCGCTTATTCCCCACATAACCCTCTGCTAATAATTCCGCCAACCGCATCCAAGCAGGAACAAAGCGAAATTCAAAATCCATAGTGGCAACAACACCTTGCTCAGTTGCCAGTTGATATAATTCTCGCGCCTCCAAAGCATTCAAAGTTGTTGGTTTTTCTAATAACAAATGCTTGCCCGCACTTATTACCTTTTTAGCCATTTCATAGTGCAGAAATGGTGGTGTAGAGATGCTAACCCCAGTAACATCAGGTAACGCAATAACTTCTTCAATTGTTTGGCAAGCATAAGGAATATTATGAGATGAAGCTATAGCTTTAGCCTGCGCCAAATCCCGATGATAAACAGCTACAACCTTAGTACGCGGGTTAGCTTGGAAACCAGGAATATGCACCTTCTGACCAAATCCAGTACCAACTATTCCTACACCAATTACAGCCTGATTCATTTCTAACTATTAAATTTGAATTTCTACTCAACAACCAAATCAACTAGCAATTTATCCACCACTTACCAGCCAAAACCCCGAACACCCACCAATAACCCATCCGTTACATCCGTTTTCTATAAATTCAACCTCTGCTTACAGCCCTTAACCCATCCGTTGCCCCAGCCATTCCATTACCTGCTTACCCAGATTAGCGCCACTTAAGCGGTCAATCTCACGGATACCCGTAGGACTGGTAACATTAACTTCCGTAAGATACCCACCAATCACATCAATACCTACAAAATACAAACCATCCTGTTGCAATTTTGCTGCCATTTGAACGCACATCTGATGCTCTCGCTCAGTAATTTCTGTTTGAGCAACTCTACCGCCTACAGCCATGTTGCCACGAAATTCATTACCAGTAGGAATTCGATTTACCGTACCAATTGGCTCACCATTTAAAAGGATAATTCGCTTATCTCCATCCTTGGCTTCCGGTAGATAAGTTTGAATCATCACGGGAACCTGCCCCCATTGAGTGCTAATTTCAATTATGGAGTTAAAATTGCGATCGCTCGCTTCCAAATATAAAATCCCTTCACCAGCCTTATTTCCCAACGGCTTCAGGATTGCTGCCCCTTTCTTCTCCACAAACTCCCGAATAATTTCTTTATCCTGACTAACAATAGTTTCCGGTATTGCCTCAGTAAACTGAAGCGCATACATCTTCTCATTTGCCGCCCGCAAACCAGCAGGAGAATTAACCACCAAAGTTTTCTCTGGATTAATATAGTCCAGAATGTAAGTAGTGTAGAGATATGGAACCGTTACAGGCGGATCTTTCCGCATGAACACAGCGTCCATTTCCTCAAGCGGTAATAAAACGCGATCGCCCAATTTATACCAATTTTCCGACGCAACCCAACGCCCTTCCAACAGTTGTACAGGTGTCAATTCCACTCGCTCAAGTATAGCCCAAGCTTGACTTTTAACAACACTTAACATCTGTGCTTGAGTAATCCAAACCTCGTGTCCTAGTGCCTGCGCTGCTTCTATCAGCGCCACACTGGTGTCATGAGTCGGATCTAACCGTTGAATTGGGTCAATAATAAAAGCGATTTTCATTTGTATCCTTATAACTCATCCATTACATCCGTTCGGGATCATAATCACCTCCCACCAATAACTCATCCGTTACATCCGTTCCCTCTCAATTAAACCTATAATCCCAGCCCTTAACCCATCCGTTGCCAGCACTCTACTGTAAAAGTGGATCTAAATTACCCCCAGCATCTAGATCATAAAGGTCATCACAGCCACCGATATGTTGATCATTAACAAATATTTGGGGAACAGAGCGACGACCACTGGATCTTTTTGCCATCTTGCTACGTGCTGCTTCATCGCCGTCTATAGCGTATTCCGTAAACTCCACGCCCTTGTTTTTCAGTAAATTTTTGGCACTTATACAAAAAGGGCAGCTTCTCCACGTATAAATTTCTACTTTAGTAGCCATATATTCCTCGCAATATCAATTCATTGTAAAACTCTAGCGTTGCCTGTGTTTGGGCTTATTGCTAGTCAGGCAACCTTCACTAATACTATAAGTGAGCTAGATCACATCTAAACCATGCCCTAACTCGCAAACAAGAGGAATAACACTGTTAAGCTTGTATTAGTAGAAATATTCTAAATTAATTAGCGTGATATGTATAAATCTAAGATGCAGTAAAATATTTAAATACCTAGAGTTAACAAAATTTTCGTGGCTCAACTGCATCTGCCTCAAGAAGCGCCATAGAGTAGCAAGGAATGCTTACTCATAAAGTTAGACTTGGCTTTACCAGCAATTTACCATAATTTGCTCTTCAAACTCAAACTTAACTTTAGCTGCATAGTCATAAAACTATATAAAGCGATTAAACGCTCAATCACGTAATCTTGCCGCTACTCAGAGGTTATTGATGGCATCAACTAGAATAAATAACCTCATAAATCTTTACTCGCTAAACCGCAACAGCAAGGAATGCAGGGAACATCAATGTCTAGCAAGCAAAACTTATTTACAATTCAATTCTGGGGTGTTCGAGGCAGCATTGCATCTCCAGGTCCTGAAACAGTTCGTTATGGTGGTAATACACCTTGCGTTGAAATGCGAGTTGGTGGTGAACGCCTAATCTTTGATGGTGGTACTGGATTACGAGTATTAGGACAATCCCTGCTGTCGCAAATGCCCGTAGAAGCTTATATGTTCTTCACCCACTCTCATTGGGATCATATTCAAGGGTTCCCCTTCTTTGTTCCAGCCTTTATTAAAGGAAATCGCTTTCATATTCATGGAGCGCCTGCTCCCAATGGGGCAACAATTAAGCAACGCTTGAACGACCAAATGCTGCACCCTAATTTTCCAGTGCCTTTACAGATTATGGGTGCTGATTTGCAGTTTTATGACATCGAAATGCGGGGAAAGATTCAAATTGGAGACGTAACCATAGAAAATGCTCCTTTAAACCATCCAGGTGATGCCACTGGTTACCGAATTAGCTGGAACGGATATGCTGCTGCTTATATTACAGATACAGAACACTTTCCAGACCGCTTAGATGAAAATGTCCTGGAATTAGCTCATAATGCTGATGTGCTGATTTACGATGCTACCTATACTGAAGAAGAATATTCCTCACCAGCATCTAGCAAAGTTGGTTGGGGGCATTCAACCTGGGTGGAAGGTGTAAAAGTAGCCCGTGCAGCTAATGTTAAAAAATTAGTGATTTTTCACCACGATCCACTACACAATGATGATTTTCTTGATCGTTTGGGTGAAGAAGCCGTACAAGAGTTTCCTGACACTCTGATGGCTCGTGAAGGTCTTTCCATTCAGTTAGTTCCTCCAACTGTCACAAATTCAGTATTAGCAGAAGAAACCAGTGTTTCCGTTTGAAGCGTCGGCGCTGATCATTGAGAAGTTAGCTGCACGGTTTGTTTGATATTGGTTGAAAAACATTCCATAAGTTCTCCCCCCTGGTAGAAGTTATTTTAGTTCGGCAATTTATTTATTTTTAACTAAAATAACTGCATGAAATATTTGCTCAGGTTTTTGGGAACTATAGTAACTGCTCCTACCTTGTTTAATAGAAAAATTTTTCCCAACTGTTACCTAATAAGTTAATAATTATTAATAAATATGTAAAAATGTAAATTGTGTGGGTTACTTCTGATTTAGAAACGGCTTTAACGCCGACGGCGATCGCTCTGGGAAATTTTGACGGAGTGCATCGTGGTCATCAACAGGTTGTAGTACCTGTGGTAAATTTATCTAAAACTTATGAACCTTTAAATGTGGCATTACCAGTGCCAGAGCAACAAGGTTGGGTTGATGATGTCACAGTATCAGCATCTCAGGAAGCATCGGAAATAACTACGATTAAGGATAAAAACCACATTTATAAAACTGTGGTGACATTTAATCCACATCCCCAAGAATTTTTTACGGGACAAGCGCGAAAACTGCTGACACCGATGGCAGAAAAAGTGGAACAGTTGCGATCGCTTGGTGTCGAACAGCTAGTATTATTACCATTTGATCGAGAACTAGCCGATCTCAGTCCACAACAATTTGTGGAAAAAATTTTAATTGAGGAGTTACAAGCTAATTGGATCAGCGTCGGTTGTGATTTTCGCTTTGGAAAAGGGAGAACAGGGACATCAGCAGACTTACAAGCGATCGCCTCATCTTTCGGTATAAATGTTAATACAGTACCATTGCAAACTTGTCAAGGAGAACGGATCAGTAGTTCTGCTATTCGTGAAGCACTGTTGCAAGGAGAAATAACTCAGGCAAATCGACTACTGGGACGCGCCTACACCCTGTCAGGGAAAGTAGTACAAGGGAAGCAACTAGGCAGAACAATTAATTTCCCTACTGCTAACTTGGAACTACCGCCAGAAAAGTTTTTACCTCAGACAGGAGTTTACTGTGTTCGCGCCTATGCTTCACATCTCACTCCATTAGCATCACCCATCCCAGCAGTAATGAACATTGGTAAGCGCCCAACAGTAAATGGCAGCAGTGTCACCGTCGAAGTTCATTTATTGGATTGGTCTGGAGATTTATATGGGCAAACATTAACGGTAAGCTTAGAACACTTTTTGCGACCGGAACAAAAATTTGATTCCCTCAACGCCCTCAAGGAGCAAATACAAGCAGATGCAGCAGTTGCAAAAACTTTATTAACAATTAAACAATGACCCATGACCGATGACCGATGACCGATGTTTCCGTTTTAAGCTAAAAGTTATTAAGTTTAGGGTGTAGCGGTTATGACAACAAGTATTGAGCAGCTAACGGAAAATTTGGGTCGTACTATTGTTGGTAAAAGTGATGCTATCCGCCTGGTTTTAGTCGCGCTGCTTTCTGGGGGACACGCCTTGCTAGAAGATGTCCCTGGTGTCGGTAAAACCTTGCTCGCTAAATCCTTAGCACGCTCAATACATGGACGCTTCCAGCGTATTCAATGTACGCCTGATTTGTTACCAACAGATATAACTGGTACAAACATCTGGAATCCTAGCAGCCGCGAATTTGAATTTATAGCTGGACCAGTATTTGCTAATATCCTACTTACTGATGAAATTAACAGGGCGACACCCCGCACCCAATCAGCTTTACTAGAAGTAATGGAAGAGCGTCAAGTCACAGTTGATGGACTCTCTCGTTCTGTTCCTAATCCGTTTTTTGTGATTGCTACCCAAAATCCGATTGAATATCAGGGTACATTTCCCTTACCAGAAGCGCAGATGGATCGTTTTACTCTGTCCTTAACTTTAGGGTATCCCAAAGAAGAGGAAGAACTACAAATGCTGCAACGCTTGCAGGATGGTATGACATTTGAGGATTTGCAGCCTTGTATAAGCACAGAAGAAGTTACGGAATTAAAGCAACTTTGTAGTCGGGTAAAGGTGGAAACGCCTTTGCAACAGTACATCCTAAATTTAGTACGAGCAACACGGGCAGATGAAGAAATTACATTAGGTGCAAGTCCGCGTGGTGCAGTGGCATTACAAAAAGCGACACAAGCATTAGCTTTCCTAGAAGGTCGCGATTATGCCATCCCTGATGATGTGAAGTTTTTAGCACCTCATGTTCTTTCCCATCGCATCATTCCAGCAGGGGGAAGACGGGCTAAAACGATTGTTGAGCGGCTACTGCGCTCTATTTCAATTCCTTAAAATTTAAGTGGAACTATGACAAGTCTTAGGAATAAAATTAAGCAGCGTAAACTCAGACGTTCACCCTTGGGTTTATTCTTATGGTTAATTTTAGGAAGTTTTTTATTAGGATTGGGAATGCTACTAGCAGTTAGTGTGGGGTAAGGGTTTTGCAAAGAGTGCGATAGCGAAGCGACTCCGCAGGAGTATCGCTCGCGCTACACTAACTCAAAATATCCCAAAACCATTGTTCGGTGCGATCGCCCATTGCCATTATTGAATACTCCCTCTCCGCTTCTTGGTGGCAAGCATCACGATCAATTTCATCTATCTTTTTAATCGCTTCTATCAAACCCATTACACTATCTGGTTCTACTAAAAAACCTGTTTTGCCATCTGCAACTATTTCTGATGGTCCACCCCTACGATAAGCAATCACAGGTACTCCACAAGCTAGTGCTTCAATCACTACATTGCCAAAAGCTTCTACCCAACGAGGCGTTACCAACATTGCTTTACATTTACCTAGCTCTTTTTGTAACTGCTTTGTTGGTAAAAATCCCAGATATTTTACTGGGGCATTAAGATATTTTTGGCAAATTTGTTGCCAGTATTCCTCATCCTGAATTTTTCCTAATATTTTTAAAGGAATACCTGTAATTTCAGCAACAGCAACAGCATCCTCTAAACCCTTTTCTGGGGCAATTCTACCCACCCAACCTAAACAATTATCGGGTTTATTACAGAAATTGTAGAGCGATAAATCAAATCCATTTCCTAAACAGCGATGCTGATTACCAAAAGAAAAAGTTGCTGCTTGTACACGGCTGTGAAAAGCAATATTTTTAGGAAACTTATTTGCCACCTGTTCAATAATCTGATCCATTGCATCAGTTAAAGAACCCATACTAATTAAATGAGCAATTGGACAGGTAAAAAAAGAACTTAGGTAAAAAGGCAACCAATCGTAAGCAAAATTAACAATCAAATCATAGTCTGCTTGCACTTGCCGCGCATAGTCCCACATATTTGCCAACACAGCATTTCCTGGCATGATAATTGGGTCATTGTTTAGCTGAGTTTGGGCGCTAGTTTGCAACTCTCCGGCGATCGCAATTATCGGTAGTGTTCCTAAAACAGAGTCTTGGGGAGCAACAACTTTTAAATTATGACCCCGCCTTAACATTTCTTGGGCAATATTTTTAACAGTTAGTTCTACTCCGCCCCCCATTCCTGAACCAAGTGGACCAACAGGACTGGATATAAATAGTAAATTAAGTGATTTAGCTGTATTAATAGTCACGTTCAATTAGCTTAAATTTAGAAACTTAATAGCTTCAAGCTATCTTTGCAGCTATAAAGCAGAATTATCTGTTGAATTGCCATAATTAGGCAGTTGCCCATTCTCAACACCCGATGCTACACGAATACGATTTAACTGACTTAATGCCCACTCCGCCGTTTCCTGTACTTCGCTATCTTCATCATCAGCCGCGTGCAACAAAAGTTGATTGATTTGAGATAATGATTCATACACTCTAGTTAAATCCCGAATAGTATTTTTCCGCACTTCAGCATTTTCATCTTCTAGCGAGATAGCAAATGCCCTGTTTATATGTTTTAGAGTGCGAATACCTATTTGGGAAAGTGCATCTATAATTAAGCTACGCTGTGTAGAATCAGAGTCAATCATTAAATCCAACAATGGTTGAACTGCTCGCGAATCTCCCTGTTGAGCCAACTCCCAGATAGCTTTGCGTTGCTTACTTTTATTGGGTTCGCGCAAATCTTTAATTAATTCATCATTTATATTAATTTTTGGTAAGCGAGTAGTTTGTTCAACAACTATAGCTTCGGTTGGTGCTTGACGTTTTGGCTGTGGTTCAATACTGATGGTTTCTACTACCCTGGGCGTTGATGAGGGGTAACTATTTTTAGGGCTTGTCTTTTTAGTTCTAGGGGTTGGGGGTTCTACTCTCCTAGAACGAGGCGGTGGAGGAGGTGATATGTAAGTTTCTGCTTGGTTTTCTTCTTCAAAAGGTTCATAACCAAACAATTTCATAAATAAGTATATTCCCCCTCCTACCCCAATAACAGTAAACACAAAGCCTATTAGTAACCACACCCAACGAGGGATATCAGACTCAGTAGCAACTGTTTTAACAGCACTTGAGTTCGGGTTTTGGGCTATTTGAGTAGTGTTGGCACTCGTAACAGGCATTTCTGATGAGGATTTCTCTTGGACACTAGATGTGGTTTTCTGGGTTGGTTGTGTTGGTGTCGCAACAGCAGTGGGTTGGGGAGTTGGTTGTAGAGGGGTAGGTACAAGAGTAGTTTGCTGGGTTGGTTGTGTTGGTGTCGCAACAGCAGTGGGTTGGGGAGTTGGTTGTAGGGAGGTAGGTACAGAAGTAGTTTGCTTTGGTTGTGTTGGTGTCGCAACAGCAGTGGAGTTTTGGCTTTGTATGATTTGAAGCCATTGCCAAGTAGCAGGCGTTGTCACACCATCAGCCGTTAACCCAACAGCATTTTGGAATTTGGCTACAGCAAATTGCAATTTTTCGCCATAACTTTTATCCACAGGACCGTCGTAGAACCCAAGCTGTTTCAACTGGGTTTGTAGTTCCCCAACTTTTTCACCTTTAGAACCTCTATTAAGAGTCGGCATATCAGTCACACCTGGATAAGCCTGAGCAACTACTATGGAGTTAGACTGACCATTAGCAGTAGTGTTTTCTAAAATTGACTGCTGTGGTGGAAACTGGGCTAGGGTTGGATACGCTAAAACACTACTTTGTCGGCTGGCTGCATAGCTCAAACAGGTAATAAAAGTAAATATAAAGAATTTAGAACGATCAGGAATCATATATTAAATCTGTGCTTAAAACAGCTAGTTTGGTCGGGTATCTATTGAGGTTAGTTAATAATGTATCGTTTACCTCAATAAAAATATTTGGGTTAATAGCTAAGAATTGGACTTTTCAGGTTCTGATTCTTTTACCTGTACAGGTATGGTAGCCAAAGAACTTTCAGAAGGCTCTAACAGTAGAAGATTTTCTTCCTCTGATATATTTAAATCAAATTCTGGTGTTGAGAGGTTTTGGGGTTGTGGGGTTGTGAAAGATTTTAACTTAAGTGCGATCGCATCACGTTGATTAATTAGATAGATACTCACCAAAGTTAAACCCACACCAAATGATTGCACTCCACTAAGCACCTCATTAAGAAATATATTGCCAAAAAACAGTGCAAATATTGGTGTTAGAAAAGTTAGAGAACTTAAACTGGTAAGGTTGCCAAGAGATGCAAAGTAAAAGAATAAACCGTAGGCGATCGCACTTCCCAAAATTGTCGAATAACTTAACGCCATCCAGCCAGCAAAATCAATATGCGTCCATTGGTTAGTTTCCCAAACACCTGAGAGTGCAAATAAGGGCAACCCACCTAAAATCATGTGCCAACCTGTAGCTACCACAGCATCCGCGTATCGGCAAACAAACCGAATCAACACAGTCCCAACCGCCATCGACAACGCAGCTAGTAGCATTAACCACTCCCCATGCTCCAATAGTTGCTGCCAACTACCATTTACTGACGTTGTACTACTACTCAGGAAATTTAAAACCCACTCATCCGGTAAGCCAATCAAACTGATGCCCAAAACCCCAAAACCTAGCCCTAGCCAGCCCCAAATACCAATAACTTCCCCAAACAACCAAGCTGAAAGTATTGCCACCGCCAGAGGCTGAGAGTCAATCATCACTGAACCCAAACCAGCACCCGTTCTCACCAAACCTTCAGCTAGAAAGCCTTGAAATAAAGTGCCATCCACTAAGGCAAATAACATAATCCATAGCCATGCAGCCCAGCCTTGAGGTTGGGGACGACCTGCTATAGCCGCCCCTACCAACACCAGCACTCCTGCGGGCAGCAAACGTACTCCAGCCATAAACAAAGGCGTAGTGTCGGGAATAACACCTTTCATAGCTACCATTGCCGTTCCCCAAAAGAAAAACGGCGCTATCAGCAGCACCGCCTTCCACGGAAGCTTTGATTCAGATTGGAAATTCATGCGATCGCACTTATTTTTGAAAAATTGTATAGTTTCTTTACCTGATTGTACTTAAATCTGATCTTTGAGTTAAGCAATCTTAGATACCAAGCAAGCCTAAAAACAGGTATGTGCGGTAATTAGTGCGATAAATATTGATACTATGAACATTTAATTGCCCCCTCTACCTCCCCTGCCCCCTCTGCCTATGATCAGTCGGAGATCACCACAACAAATAACCCCACTAAAAGGGCGCTGATCGTGCAAACTAGAAAAAGGTTCAGCACACATCCAGGCTTAACCATAGCTCATTTGATTAACAAATTATCCTTTCAATAATCATGGTTTGGCCTTTTAAGCCTAAATTTCGTAAACAAATTGCTCGCATTGAAATTACAGGTGCGATCGCAGGTGCTACACGCAAGCACGTACTAGAAGCCCTAAAAACAGTTGAAGAAAAAAAGTTTCCCGCATTACTCCTGAGAATTGACAGCCCTGGTGGGACGGTTGGAGATTCCCAAGAAATTTACAGCGCCCTTGTCCGTCTGCAAGAAAAAGTCAAAATAGTTGCTAGTTTTGGCAATATTTCCGCATCTGGGGGAGTCTACATTGGTATGGGAGCCAATTACATCGTAGCTAATCCAGGTACGATTACTGGCAGTATCGGTGTG contains:
- a CDS encoding Gfo/Idh/MocA family protein yields the protein MNQAVIGVGIVGTGFGQKVHIPGFQANPRTKVVAVYHRDLAQAKAIASSHNIPYACQTIEEVIALPDVTGVSISTPPFLHYEMAKKVISAGKHLLLEKPTTLNALEARELYQLATEQGVVATMDFEFRFVPAWMRLAELLAEGYVGNKRLIKIDWLVSSRADASRPWNWYARKDQGGGALGAIASHSFDYISWLFGSIKRLNARLSTAIPERPLPDTGEMKPVDADDTCMLMLELADGTPCQLCISSIASQGRGHWLEVYGDRGTLVLGSDNQKDYVHGFRLWGAPTGKPLAEIEIPNRLTFPKSYADGRIAPFMRVVDQWVQGINLGEEVTPSLREGVYSQMLMDLSHQSNQQNCWVDVPELDMFLTQN
- the gshB gene encoding glutathione synthase, producing MKIAFIIDPIQRLDPTHDTSVALIEAAQALGHEVWITQAQMLSVVKSQAWAILERVELTPVQLLEGRWVASENWYKLGDRVLLPLEEMDAVFMRKDPPVTVPYLYTTYILDYINPEKTLVVNSPAGLRAANEKMYALQFTEAIPETIVSQDKEIIREFVEKKGAAILKPLGNKAGEGILYLEASDRNFNSIIEISTQWGQVPVMIQTYLPEAKDGDKRIILLNGEPIGTVNRIPTGNEFRGNMAVGGRVAQTEITEREHQMCVQMAAKLQQDGLYFVGIDVIGGYLTEVNVTSPTGIREIDRLSGANLGKQVMEWLGQRMG
- the grxC gene encoding glutaredoxin 3, which gives rise to MATKVEIYTWRSCPFCISAKNLLKNKGVEFTEYAIDGDEAARSKMAKRSSGRRSVPQIFVNDQHIGGCDDLYDLDAGGNLDPLLQ
- a CDS encoding MBL fold metallo-hydrolase, with the protein product MSSKQNLFTIQFWGVRGSIASPGPETVRYGGNTPCVEMRVGGERLIFDGGTGLRVLGQSLLSQMPVEAYMFFTHSHWDHIQGFPFFVPAFIKGNRFHIHGAPAPNGATIKQRLNDQMLHPNFPVPLQIMGADLQFYDIEMRGKIQIGDVTIENAPLNHPGDATGYRISWNGYAAAYITDTEHFPDRLDENVLELAHNADVLIYDATYTEEEYSSPASSKVGWGHSTWVEGVKVARAANVKKLVIFHHDPLHNDDFLDRLGEEAVQEFPDTLMAREGLSIQLVPPTVTNSVLAEETSVSV
- a CDS encoding bifunctional riboflavin kinase/FAD synthetase; translated protein: MWVTSDLETALTPTAIALGNFDGVHRGHQQVVVPVVNLSKTYEPLNVALPVPEQQGWVDDVTVSASQEASEITTIKDKNHIYKTVVTFNPHPQEFFTGQARKLLTPMAEKVEQLRSLGVEQLVLLPFDRELADLSPQQFVEKILIEELQANWISVGCDFRFGKGRTGTSADLQAIASSFGINVNTVPLQTCQGERISSSAIREALLQGEITQANRLLGRAYTLSGKVVQGKQLGRTINFPTANLELPPEKFLPQTGVYCVRAYASHLTPLASPIPAVMNIGKRPTVNGSSVTVEVHLLDWSGDLYGQTLTVSLEHFLRPEQKFDSLNALKEQIQADAAVAKTLLTIKQ
- a CDS encoding AAA family ATPase, which gives rise to MTTSIEQLTENLGRTIVGKSDAIRLVLVALLSGGHALLEDVPGVGKTLLAKSLARSIHGRFQRIQCTPDLLPTDITGTNIWNPSSREFEFIAGPVFANILLTDEINRATPRTQSALLEVMEERQVTVDGLSRSVPNPFFVIATQNPIEYQGTFPLPEAQMDRFTLSLTLGYPKEEEELQMLQRLQDGMTFEDLQPCISTEEVTELKQLCSRVKVETPLQQYILNLVRATRADEEITLGASPRGAVALQKATQALAFLEGRDYAIPDDVKFLAPHVLSHRIIPAGGRRAKTIVERLLRSISIP
- a CDS encoding glycosyltransferase family 4 protein; the protein is MTINTAKSLNLLFISSPVGPLGSGMGGGVELTVKNIAQEMLRRGHNLKVVAPQDSVLGTLPIIAIAGELQTSAQTQLNNDPIIMPGNAVLANMWDYARQVQADYDLIVNFAYDWLPFYLSSFFTCPIAHLISMGSLTDAMDQIIEQVANKFPKNIAFHSRVQAATFSFGNQHRCLGNGFDLSLYNFCNKPDNCLGWVGRIAPEKGLEDAVAVAEITGIPLKILGKIQDEEYWQQICQKYLNAPVKYLGFLPTKQLQKELGKCKAMLVTPRWVEAFGNVVIEALACGVPVIAYRRGGPSEIVADGKTGFLVEPDSVMGLIEAIKKIDEIDRDACHQEAEREYSIMAMGDRTEQWFWDILS
- a CDS encoding peptidoglycan-binding protein, producing MIPDRSKFFIFTFITCLSYAASRQSSVLAYPTLAQFPPQQSILENTTANGQSNSIVVAQAYPGVTDMPTLNRGSKGEKVGELQTQLKQLGFYDGPVDKSYGEKLQFAVAKFQNAVGLTADGVTTPATWQWLQIIQSQNSTAVATPTQPKQTTSVPTSLQPTPQPTAVATPTQPTQQTTLVPTPLQPTPQPTAVATPTQPTQKTTSSVQEKSSSEMPVTSANTTQIAQNPNSSAVKTVATESDIPRWVWLLIGFVFTVIGVGGGIYLFMKLFGYEPFEEENQAETYISPPPPPRSRRVEPPTPRTKKTSPKNSYPSSTPRVVETISIEPQPKRQAPTEAIVVEQTTRLPKININDELIKDLREPNKSKQRKAIWELAQQGDSRAVQPLLDLMIDSDSTQRSLIIDALSQIGIRTLKHINRAFAISLEDENAEVRKNTIRDLTRVYESLSQINQLLLHAADDEDSEVQETAEWALSQLNRIRVASGVENGQLPNYGNSTDNSAL